From a region of the Streptomyces venezuelae genome:
- a CDS encoding phospholipase, with the protein MRRRRPVPALVPALATAAATAVLALAPAAWAAPHVPADKPQVLSRWTQTSAASYQEWAEAREHRASWAAYGFDWSTDHCTSSPDNPLGFPFEDACARHDFGYRNHRAAGLFPAAKARLDLAFHADLKRVCAHYSGPRRSSCDGTAWTYYQAVRLLGIS; encoded by the coding sequence ATGCGCCGTCGCCGCCCCGTCCCCGCTCTCGTCCCCGCCCTCGCCACCGCCGCCGCGACCGCGGTGCTCGCCCTCGCCCCGGCGGCCTGGGCGGCGCCGCACGTCCCGGCCGACAAGCCGCAGGTGCTGAGCCGCTGGACGCAGACCAGTGCCGCCAGCTACCAGGAATGGGCCGAGGCCCGCGAACACCGGGCGTCCTGGGCCGCGTACGGCTTCGACTGGTCGACGGACCACTGCACCTCGTCCCCCGACAACCCCCTCGGCTTCCCCTTCGAGGACGCCTGCGCGCGCCACGACTTCGGCTACCGCAACCACCGCGCGGCAGGGCTGTTTCCGGCCGCCAAGGCGCGGCTGGACCTGGCGTTCCACGCGGACCTGAAGCGGGTCTGCGCGCACTACTCGGGCCCCCGCAGGAGCTCCTGCGACGGCACCGCCTGGACCTACTACCAAGCGGTGCGGCTGCTCGGAATCTCCTAG
- a CDS encoding serine hydrolase domain-containing protein: MSPETSSEDNGTRQDDLSAFVAATAEEFGIPGVCVGILVDGQETVASYGVTNLDHPQPVDADTLFPLASVTKTFTATALMRLVAEGRVELDAPVRRYVPELELADEDAARRITVLNLLDHTAGLEWNLVFTGDEADTLAGFVAHLPELPLIAPPGTRASYSQAGYNLAGRIVETVTGLPFEKAMAQLLLEPAGLTNTFFDLDEVMVRRFAVGHTPDGDDEQLRPARPWASWRAGARGNNPGGGISSSVSDLLRWARFHLGTGEGVLPAEALRHMTEQSVELNAGPLGDGVGIGWFLREVDGVRTIGHGGSGNGQAAELLIVPGRDFAVVSLANAGPHGHLFNQAVVRWTLERHLGAVERDPEPVAYDGTRAREVAGRYAIDAMNLDVADDGTRLTLAVEIKPEIRAAADADMPADLPPAAIGFLSPGGDEYVVTEGGLTGQHGRFNRDAGGAVVGIDLAGRLFGRVPAAS; the protein is encoded by the coding sequence ATGAGCCCTGAGACGAGCAGCGAGGACAACGGCACACGGCAGGACGATCTGTCCGCATTCGTCGCGGCGACCGCCGAGGAGTTCGGCATCCCCGGGGTCTGCGTCGGCATTCTGGTGGACGGTCAGGAGACCGTCGCCTCCTACGGGGTGACCAACCTCGACCACCCGCAGCCGGTCGACGCCGACACGCTCTTCCCCCTCGCTTCGGTGACCAAGACCTTCACCGCCACCGCGCTGATGCGGCTGGTCGCGGAAGGCCGGGTGGAGCTGGACGCCCCCGTGCGCCGGTACGTGCCCGAGCTGGAGCTCGCCGACGAGGACGCCGCACGACGCATCACCGTGCTGAACCTGCTCGACCACACCGCGGGCCTGGAGTGGAACCTCGTCTTCACCGGCGACGAGGCCGACACCCTGGCCGGCTTCGTGGCGCACCTGCCCGAGCTGCCGCTGATCGCCCCGCCCGGCACCCGCGCCTCCTACAGCCAGGCCGGCTACAACCTCGCCGGCCGGATCGTCGAGACGGTCACCGGCCTGCCCTTCGAGAAGGCCATGGCCCAGCTGCTGCTGGAGCCCGCCGGGCTGACGAACACCTTCTTCGACCTCGACGAGGTCATGGTCCGGCGCTTCGCCGTCGGTCACACCCCCGACGGCGACGACGAGCAGCTGCGCCCCGCCCGGCCGTGGGCCTCATGGCGGGCGGGCGCCCGCGGCAACAACCCCGGCGGGGGCATCTCCTCCTCGGTGAGCGACCTGCTGCGGTGGGCCCGCTTCCACCTCGGTACGGGCGAGGGCGTGCTGCCCGCCGAGGCACTGCGGCACATGACGGAGCAGTCGGTGGAGCTGAACGCAGGCCCGCTCGGCGACGGCGTCGGGATCGGCTGGTTCCTGCGCGAGGTGGACGGGGTCCGCACGATCGGGCACGGCGGCTCGGGCAACGGCCAGGCCGCCGAGCTGCTGATCGTGCCCGGGCGGGACTTCGCGGTGGTCTCGCTGGCCAACGCGGGCCCGCACGGCCACCTCTTCAACCAGGCCGTGGTGCGCTGGACGCTGGAGCGCCACCTCGGCGCCGTGGAGCGGGACCCGGAGCCGGTCGCGTACGACGGGACGCGGGCGCGCGAGGTCGCGGGCCGCTACGCCATCGACGCCATGAACCTGGACGTCGCCGACGACGGGACCCGCCTCACGCTGGCAGTGGAGATCAAGCCGGAGATCCGCGCGGCGGCCGACGCCGACATGCCCGCCGACCTCCCGCCCGCCGCGATCGGTTTCCTGTCCCCCGGCGGCGACGAGTACGTCGTCACGGAGGGCGGGCTGACGGGGCAGCACGGCAGGTTCAACCGTGACGCCGGGGGTGCGGTCGTGGGCATCGACCTGGCGGGCCGGCTCTTCGGCCGGGTGCCGGCCGCGTCCTGA
- a CDS encoding dynamin family protein, translated as MDVRPQLLDALSALRDRVASVRLPLPLPGAPRARQTRAELLAQLDDYLVPRLKAPEAPMLAVVGGSTGAGKSTLVNSLVGRQVSEAGVLRPTTRTPVLVCHPDDHHWFAGMRVLPDLMRVWVPHGEEEVPPTARTRARDRGPADGHATREMRIETVSSLPRGLAILDAPDIDSLVVENRTLAAQLICAADVWVMVTTASRYADAVPWHLLRTAKQYRATLITVLDRVPHQVLAEVSRQYGALLTKAGLGDVPRFTVPELPESTGGGGLLPASAVAPLYAWLAHHAQDPAARQYAVGRTALGALDSLRRRMPELASAVAAQHAAAVRLTSAVEDAYKREGKRVRGRLDHGAVLAGDALTRWRGYPLDTSADELLDSLAESLAALLQCAVAAADERIAEAWRREPAAGAVSLPGPDRQAGERIGMAVRRWRRVLEELAEEEVAKSDRQPAPDPDGVAALLVAALLGGKRARPAGEKLAERIGAQAALRLRDRGGELVGDHLDQVLRAERDRRLAPLEALEVTPEPQAELIAALSVLQKER; from the coding sequence TTGGATGTTCGGCCTCAGCTGCTCGATGCCCTGTCCGCCCTGCGCGACCGGGTCGCGTCCGTGCGTCTGCCGCTGCCCCTGCCCGGCGCCCCGCGCGCCCGCCAGACCAGAGCCGAGCTGCTCGCGCAGCTCGACGACTACCTCGTACCCCGGCTGAAGGCGCCCGAGGCGCCGATGCTCGCCGTCGTCGGCGGATCCACCGGGGCCGGTAAGTCCACCCTCGTCAACTCCCTCGTCGGCCGGCAGGTCAGCGAAGCCGGGGTACTGCGCCCGACCACGCGCACCCCGGTACTCGTCTGCCACCCGGACGACCACCACTGGTTCGCCGGAATGCGCGTACTGCCCGACCTGATGCGCGTCTGGGTGCCGCACGGCGAAGAGGAGGTGCCCCCCACCGCCAGAACCCGGGCCCGCGACCGCGGGCCGGCCGACGGCCACGCGACCCGCGAGATGCGGATCGAGACCGTTTCCAGCCTGCCGCGCGGGCTCGCCATCCTCGACGCCCCCGACATCGACTCCCTGGTGGTCGAGAACCGGACCCTCGCCGCCCAACTCATCTGCGCCGCCGACGTCTGGGTGATGGTCACCACCGCATCGCGGTACGCCGACGCCGTCCCCTGGCACCTGCTGCGCACCGCGAAGCAGTACAGGGCCACCCTCATCACCGTCCTCGACCGGGTCCCGCACCAGGTGCTCGCCGAGGTCTCGCGGCAGTACGGGGCCCTGCTCACCAAGGCCGGGCTGGGCGACGTACCGCGGTTCACCGTCCCGGAGCTGCCCGAATCCACCGGCGGGGGCGGGCTGCTGCCGGCCAGCGCCGTCGCCCCGCTGTACGCCTGGCTCGCCCACCACGCGCAGGACCCGGCCGCCCGCCAGTACGCCGTCGGGCGCACCGCGCTCGGCGCGCTGGACTCCCTGAGGCGCCGGATGCCGGAACTCGCCTCCGCCGTCGCCGCCCAGCACGCCGCGGCCGTACGGCTGACCTCGGCCGTCGAGGACGCGTACAAACGCGAGGGCAAGCGGGTCCGGGGCCGCCTCGACCACGGCGCCGTACTCGCCGGCGACGCGCTCACCCGGTGGCGCGGCTACCCGCTCGACACGAGCGCCGACGAACTGCTGGACTCGCTCGCCGAATCCCTCGCCGCGCTCCTGCAGTGCGCCGTCGCCGCCGCGGACGAGCGCATCGCCGAGGCCTGGCGGCGCGAGCCCGCCGCCGGCGCCGTCTCGCTGCCCGGACCCGACCGCCAGGCGGGCGAACGCATCGGCATGGCCGTACGCCGCTGGCGGCGGGTCCTGGAGGAACTCGCCGAGGAAGAGGTGGCCAAGAGCGACAGGCAGCCCGCACCCGACCCCGACGGCGTGGCCGCCCTGCTCGTCGCCGCCCTCCTCGGCGGCAAACGGGCCCGGCCCGCAGGAGAGAAGCTCGCCGAACGGATCGGCGCGCAGGCCGCCCTGCGACTGCGCGACCGGGGCGGAGAACTGGTCGGAGACCACCTCGACCAGGTGCTGCGCGCCGAACGCGACCGCCGGCTCGCCCCGCTGGAGGCGCTCGAAGTGACCCCGGAACCACAGGCCGAGCTGATTGCCGCGCTGTCCGTACTGCAGAAGGAGAGGTGA
- a CDS encoding phosphoribosyltransferase family protein, whose protein sequence is MLFAHRAEAGERLAEALRHVQGEDPVVLGLPRGGVPVAYRVARALGAPLDVIVVRKLGVPHHRELGFGAIGEGGVRVISEDIVRGSRLGPQDIEAVEHAEAAELTRRAARFRGDRPRVPLDGRTVIVVDDGIATGATAAAACEVVRAQGAARVVLAVPVAPPDAVARLGPAADEVVCLATPHAFRAVGEWYEDFAQTPDEEVVFLLARAAAEHDTRPPVRAAEVEVDAGGLVLAGELALPEDAGAAVVFAHGSGSSRHSPRNRAVAQDLNRAGLATLLLDLLTPGEEADRANVFDIETLAGRLADATAWLRRREALPTGWFGASTGAAAALWAAGETGAEVGAVVSRGGRPDLAGARLAAVRAPTLLIVGGRDGVVLDLNRRAQGELRCENRLEVVPGATHLFEQPGALEEVAGLAREWFTRHLLPPP, encoded by the coding sequence GTGCTGTTCGCCCATCGCGCGGAGGCCGGCGAGCGGCTCGCCGAGGCGCTCCGGCACGTGCAGGGGGAAGATCCCGTCGTACTGGGCCTGCCCCGCGGCGGGGTCCCGGTCGCCTACCGGGTGGCGCGCGCGCTCGGCGCCCCGCTCGACGTGATCGTGGTCCGCAAGCTGGGCGTGCCCCACCACCGTGAGCTGGGGTTCGGAGCCATCGGCGAGGGCGGCGTACGCGTCATCAGCGAGGACATCGTCCGCGGCAGCCGCCTGGGACCGCAGGACATCGAGGCGGTCGAGCACGCCGAGGCCGCGGAGCTCACCCGGCGGGCCGCGAGGTTCCGCGGGGACCGGCCGCGGGTGCCCCTGGACGGCCGCACCGTGATCGTCGTCGACGACGGGATCGCGACCGGGGCCACGGCCGCCGCCGCGTGCGAGGTCGTACGGGCGCAGGGCGCGGCGCGCGTGGTGCTGGCCGTTCCGGTGGCCCCGCCGGACGCGGTCGCCCGGCTGGGCCCGGCGGCGGACGAGGTGGTGTGTCTGGCCACACCGCACGCCTTCCGTGCCGTCGGCGAGTGGTACGAGGACTTCGCCCAGACCCCCGACGAGGAGGTCGTCTTCCTGCTGGCGCGGGCGGCGGCCGAGCACGACACACGCCCGCCCGTCCGGGCCGCCGAGGTGGAGGTGGACGCCGGCGGCCTCGTCCTGGCCGGGGAACTCGCCCTGCCGGAGGACGCCGGCGCGGCCGTGGTGTTCGCGCACGGATCCGGCAGCAGCCGCCACAGCCCGCGCAACCGGGCGGTGGCGCAGGACCTCAACCGGGCGGGGCTCGCCACGCTGCTCCTGGACCTGCTCACGCCCGGCGAGGAGGCCGACCGGGCCAACGTCTTCGACATCGAGACCCTGGCCGGACGGCTCGCGGACGCCACCGCCTGGCTGCGCCGCCGCGAAGCCCTCCCGACGGGCTGGTTCGGGGCGAGCACCGGGGCCGCGGCAGCGCTGTGGGCGGCCGGGGAGACGGGCGCCGAGGTCGGCGCCGTGGTGTCGCGCGGCGGCCGGCCGGACCTGGCCGGTGCGCGGCTCGCCGCCGTACGGGCCCCCACGCTGCTGATCGTGGGCGGCAGGGACGGGGTGGTGCTCGACCTCAACCGCCGGGCGCAGGGCGAGCTGCGCTGCGAGAACCGGCTGGAGGTCGTCCCGGGGGCCACCCATCTCTTCGAGCAGCCGGGAGCCCTGGAGGAGGTGGCCGGCCTGGCCCGCGAGTGGTTCACCCGCCACCTGCTGCCGCCGCCGTAG
- a CDS encoding bifunctional phosphatase PAP2/diacylglycerol kinase family protein yields MADQELTWSGAFARWDRRLFDAVARRHWPGADRVLPRLGRAANHGVLWGGAAAAIAVFGSAGARKAAVRGVASLALASATINTVGKWSVRRPRPLLEGVPLTRQLAVQPQTTSFPSGHSASAFAFATGVALASPGWGAVLAPVAASVAFSRVYTGVHYPSDVLVGASLGVAAGFVVRRLARDAQEARVVPGDERTAAGAPALPDGAGLTVVVNTASGTAAAAGLDVLRTRLPEAEVIECDGSELPAALAKAAARSTVLGVCGGDGTINAAATAALRAGVPLAVFPGGTLNHFAMDLGLAGAGATCEAVARGQAVHVGVGRFSPGPDGEPGYFLNNFSIGAYPELLGHRLRWAPRIGGGPAALLAAWRVLRSQRPVRLRLAGGRPRSVWLLFAGNGTYHGTGPTPRRRDNLGEGLLDLRLVHGGGRPGPRLLAAAFTGPLSRSPVHVATRLRSLRIGDIPAGTPLAYDGEHAQAPSALVLDDIPDALTVYRPRPAQDGTTR; encoded by the coding sequence ATGGCTGATCAAGAACTGACCTGGTCCGGCGCCTTCGCCCGCTGGGACCGCCGACTGTTCGACGCGGTGGCCCGACGGCACTGGCCCGGGGCCGACCGGGTCCTGCCCCGGCTCGGCCGGGCCGCGAACCACGGGGTGCTGTGGGGCGGCGCCGCCGCGGCGATCGCCGTCTTCGGGTCGGCCGGTGCCCGCAAGGCCGCCGTGCGGGGGGTCGCCTCGCTGGCGCTGGCCTCCGCGACCATCAACACGGTCGGCAAGTGGTCCGTACGCAGGCCGCGGCCGCTGCTGGAAGGCGTGCCCCTGACCCGGCAGCTGGCCGTCCAGCCGCAGACCACCTCCTTCCCGTCCGGGCACTCCGCGTCGGCCTTCGCCTTCGCCACCGGGGTGGCGCTGGCCTCGCCGGGCTGGGGGGCCGTCCTGGCTCCGGTCGCCGCGTCCGTGGCGTTCTCCCGGGTCTACACCGGGGTCCACTACCCCTCCGACGTGCTGGTGGGCGCGTCCCTGGGGGTGGCCGCCGGGTTCGTCGTGCGCCGCCTCGCGCGCGACGCGCAGGAGGCCCGGGTCGTGCCGGGCGACGAGCGGACGGCCGCCGGGGCCCCCGCGCTGCCCGACGGGGCCGGGCTCACCGTGGTGGTCAACACCGCGTCGGGGACCGCCGCGGCAGCGGGGCTCGACGTACTGCGCACCCGCCTGCCCGAGGCCGAGGTGATCGAGTGCGACGGCTCCGAGCTGCCCGCCGCGCTCGCGAAGGCGGCCGCGCGGTCCACCGTGCTCGGGGTCTGCGGAGGCGACGGCACGATCAACGCGGCCGCCACCGCGGCGCTGCGGGCCGGGGTGCCGCTGGCCGTGTTCCCCGGCGGGACCCTCAACCACTTCGCCATGGACCTCGGCCTCGCGGGAGCCGGGGCGACCTGCGAGGCCGTGGCGCGGGGGCAGGCCGTCCACGTCGGCGTGGGCCGTTTCTCCCCGGGGCCCGACGGGGAGCCCGGCTACTTCCTGAACAACTTCAGCATCGGCGCCTATCCGGAGCTGCTCGGCCACCGGCTGCGCTGGGCCCCGCGTATCGGCGGCGGCCCGGCCGCGCTGCTGGCGGCCTGGCGGGTACTGCGCTCCCAGCGGCCCGTACGGCTGCGGCTGGCCGGCGGACGGCCCCGCAGCGTATGGCTGCTCTTCGCGGGCAACGGCACCTACCACGGCACCGGTCCCACTCCCCGCCGCCGCGACAACCTCGGCGAGGGCCTGCTGGACCTGCGGCTCGTCCACGGCGGCGGCCGCCCCGGCCCCAGGCTTCTGGCGGCCGCCTTCACGGGCCCGCTGAGCCGGTCCCCCGTCCACGTGGCCACCCGCCTGCGCAGCCTGCGCATCGGGGACATCCCCGCCGGCACCCCGCTCGCGTACGACGGCGAGCACGCCCAGGCCCCGTCCGCCCTCGTCCTCGACGACATCCCCGACGCCCTGACCGTCTACCGCCCCCGCCCGGCGCAGGACGGGACGACCCGCTAG
- a CDS encoding sulfite oxidase, whose product MEQASSLQDVSTPGRIASPGEGIGPDELALAARNHGLPLEALRYEVTPPGLHYVLVHYDIPAADPAGWSLAVGGRVRTPLALDLAALRAFPAVTHRVTMECAGNGRARLTPRPVSQPWLVEAVGTADWTGVPLRLVLARAGVRPDAVEAVFTGADHGVERGVEQDYRRSLPVAAATGDDPEVLIAYAMNGLPLPPQHGCPLRLVVPGWYGMAHVKWLREITLVDAPFTGFQQAVAYRYRRAADDPADPGEPVTRIAPRALMVPPGFPDFMSRTRVVHPGPVRLEGRAWSGRGAVDRVEVSADGGRSWTRAEVAPPGPHRWAWQAWSCVWAAAPGHHTLTVRATDTEGGTQPLEQPWNRGGFGNNLVQRVPVLCC is encoded by the coding sequence ATGGAGCAGGCGTCGTCGCTGCAGGATGTCAGCACCCCGGGCCGGATCGCTTCGCCCGGGGAGGGCATCGGCCCGGACGAGCTGGCGCTCGCGGCCCGCAACCACGGGCTGCCGCTGGAGGCCCTGCGCTACGAGGTCACACCGCCCGGACTGCACTACGTCCTGGTCCACTACGACATACCCGCCGCCGACCCGGCCGGCTGGTCCCTCGCCGTCGGGGGCCGGGTCCGTACCCCCCTGGCCCTGGACCTCGCCGCCCTGCGCGCCTTCCCCGCCGTCACCCACCGCGTCACCATGGAGTGCGCGGGCAACGGCCGGGCCCGCCTGACGCCCCGGCCGGTCAGCCAGCCGTGGCTGGTCGAGGCGGTGGGCACCGCCGACTGGACGGGCGTACCGCTGCGTCTGGTGCTCGCCCGGGCCGGGGTACGGCCGGACGCCGTCGAGGCGGTGTTCACCGGCGCCGACCACGGCGTGGAACGCGGCGTCGAGCAGGACTACCGGCGCAGCCTGCCGGTGGCCGCGGCCACCGGGGACGACCCCGAGGTGCTGATCGCCTACGCCATGAACGGCCTGCCCCTGCCCCCGCAGCACGGGTGTCCGCTGCGGCTGGTCGTCCCCGGCTGGTACGGCATGGCGCACGTCAAGTGGCTGCGCGAGATCACCCTCGTGGATGCGCCGTTCACCGGATTCCAGCAGGCCGTGGCCTACCGGTACCGGCGGGCCGCCGACGACCCGGCCGATCCCGGCGAGCCGGTCACCCGGATCGCGCCGCGCGCGCTGATGGTCCCGCCCGGATTCCCCGACTTCATGTCCCGCACCCGCGTCGTGCACCCCGGGCCCGTACGGCTGGAGGGACGTGCCTGGTCCGGTCGCGGGGCCGTGGACCGGGTGGAGGTGAGCGCAGACGGGGGCCGTTCCTGGACCCGGGCCGAGGTCGCGCCGCCGGGACCGCACCGGTGGGCGTGGCAGGCCTGGTCCTGCGTGTGGGCGGCGGCTCCGGGCCACCACACGCTCACCGTCCGCGCCACGGACACCGAGGGCGGCACGCAGCCCCTCGAACAACCCTGGAACCGGGGCGGTTTCGGCAACAACCTGGTCCAGCGGGTCCCGGTCCTGTGCTGCTGA
- a CDS encoding thioester domain-containing protein — translation MALLAAALATAPAARAAADSGPVAPRSPEGASAVLDGLKTFGQAVLRSGDGSVRQIPAGLYEMRVDGGGMLQTYGVGVTGNAQPQTRYTESGWSRSPLAGNREAGRIRWVLEHSYPQHNDLAGLAKAAGAGALTAQSAAAGTQVAIWRLAEGAQVEAADPAAEKLADYLQRAAGQLPEPPASLGLDPGEVSGAVGTRLGPVTVRTGAPSVSVIPDAVAVAMGVRVVDAEGQPLTTAVNGSRLYFEVPAGTPDGTASVTVQGATKVPVGRVFTGELPTHAQIVAGSSESAAAATATAVWPQPPAPEAGATTGDAQGAGSGSAAETLGARSAALATTSPDDERLATSGSSAATPVIASLAVGLVVLGGLVVLLLRKRPLDEEDTP, via the coding sequence GTGGCCCTGCTGGCGGCGGCCCTCGCCACCGCCCCCGCGGCGCGGGCGGCCGCCGACTCCGGCCCGGTGGCGCCCAGGTCACCGGAGGGTGCGAGCGCCGTGCTGGACGGGCTGAAGACGTTCGGGCAGGCGGTCCTGCGGTCCGGGGACGGCTCGGTCCGGCAGATCCCGGCCGGGCTCTACGAGATGCGGGTCGACGGCGGCGGGATGCTCCAGACGTACGGGGTCGGCGTGACGGGCAACGCCCAGCCCCAGACCCGGTACACCGAGAGCGGCTGGAGTCGCAGCCCGCTCGCCGGGAACCGGGAGGCGGGCCGGATCCGCTGGGTCCTGGAGCACTCCTACCCGCAGCACAACGATCTGGCCGGGCTCGCCAAGGCGGCCGGGGCCGGGGCCCTCACGGCGCAGAGCGCGGCCGCCGGGACCCAGGTGGCGATCTGGCGGCTCGCGGAGGGGGCGCAGGTCGAGGCCGCCGACCCGGCGGCGGAGAAGCTGGCCGACTATCTGCAGCGGGCCGCCGGGCAGCTGCCCGAGCCGCCGGCCTCGCTCGGGCTGGACCCGGGCGAGGTGTCGGGGGCCGTGGGCACCCGGCTCGGGCCGGTGACGGTGCGGACCGGGGCGCCGAGCGTGTCGGTCATCCCGGACGCGGTGGCCGTCGCCATGGGGGTGCGGGTGGTGGACGCCGAGGGGCAGCCGCTGACCACCGCCGTCAACGGGAGCCGGCTGTACTTCGAGGTGCCCGCGGGCACCCCCGACGGGACGGCCTCGGTCACCGTCCAGGGCGCGACCAAGGTGCCGGTCGGGCGGGTCTTCACGGGCGAGCTGCCGACCCACGCCCAGATCGTGGCCGGCTCCAGCGAGTCCGCGGCCGCCGCCACGGCCACGGCGGTCTGGCCGCAGCCCCCGGCGCCGGAGGCGGGAGCCACCACGGGGGATGCCCAGGGGGCCGGTTCCGGCTCGGCGGCCGAGACGCTGGGAGCGCGGTCGGCGGCCCTCGCGACGACCTCCCCGGACGATGAGCGGCTGGCGACCAGCGGCAGCTCGGCGGCCACCCCGGTCATCGCCTCCCTGGCGGTGGGCCTGGTGGTTCTGGGCGGCCTGGTGGTGCTGCTGCTCCGCAAGCGACCGCTGGACGAGGAGGACACACCCTGA
- a CDS encoding single-stranded DNA-binding protein — protein MYDTQVTLVGYVATQIDYKETVSGPAARFRFAVTPRYFDRRKDAWTDGTTSFYTVWARRTLAVNLAGSVSVGEPLVVHGRLRVREDPPDGEGNRWFAAEVDATAIGHDLNRGTAAFRRVVRTDTPLMATQKAAVV, from the coding sequence ATGTACGACACCCAGGTGACGTTGGTGGGTTACGTGGCGACGCAGATCGACTACAAGGAGACGGTGAGCGGTCCGGCGGCACGGTTCCGCTTCGCGGTGACGCCGCGGTACTTCGACCGGCGCAAGGACGCCTGGACGGACGGGACCACCAGCTTCTACACGGTGTGGGCGCGGCGGACGCTCGCTGTGAACCTCGCCGGTTCCGTATCCGTCGGTGAGCCGCTGGTGGTGCACGGGCGGCTGCGGGTGCGTGAGGATCCGCCCGACGGAGAGGGCAACCGGTGGTTCGCGGCGGAGGTCGACGCGACGGCCATCGGCCACGACCTGAACCGCGGGACCGCCGCCTTCCGGCGCGTGGTGCGGACGGACACGCCGCTGATGGCCACTCAGAAGGCGGCGGTGGTCTGA
- a CDS encoding GTPase yields the protein MTALTDRTDDRWDDGLIARSRPRAVGGKQGEGDEDDDGYEGEEGDEGDEALVRALSGAGSDGGKSAAPPLSPEGQALRLRLDALRQLVGLSRTRLDGKTLAEAGRVLDEAAARRGLSPQHTVVAIAGATGSGKSTLFNSLAGVQISEMGLRRPTTAAPIACSWSDGAAGLLDRLEIPGRLRRRPRETSEAEALRGMVLVDLPDLDSAVGAHRDHVDRVLALVDAVVWVVDPEKYADAVLHERYLRPLAGHAEVTFVVLNQVDRLPGEAADLVLDDLRRLLDEDGIALGEHDEPGATVLGLSALTGEGVGELRELLGQFTQEKGAATRRISADVDRAAGRLRPLYVADGHPGPEIGEAARAEFEDRLAEAVGAFAAGLAAERAWRRNAGKACGTPWLRLWRWYENRRAPHTLAGLAALAAIGGRGQTVAEAPAEEEVTARQRVEQAVRAVADEAVSGLPDPWAQAVRETAVRGAERLPEALDEIAVTLGASVAVPSVKPPRPTWWPAAVLTQAAMTLLQIFGGLWLVGQIVGVLEPRLLPPVLLMVAGIIGGPLVEWSCSIAARGPARRYGQDAERRLRQAAAGCGRARVLEPVAAELLRYREVREQYATVAAGGSRLSTTRQ from the coding sequence GTGACCGCCCTGACCGACCGCACCGACGACCGCTGGGACGACGGACTCATCGCGCGCTCACGCCCCCGGGCCGTGGGCGGGAAGCAGGGGGAAGGCGACGAGGACGACGACGGGTACGAGGGCGAGGAAGGGGACGAGGGCGACGAGGCCCTCGTACGGGCCCTCTCCGGCGCGGGCAGCGACGGCGGCAAGTCGGCCGCGCCGCCGCTCAGCCCCGAGGGACAGGCCCTGCGGCTGCGCCTCGACGCGCTGCGCCAGCTGGTCGGGCTGTCCCGGACCAGGCTCGACGGAAAGACCCTCGCCGAAGCCGGACGGGTGCTGGACGAGGCGGCCGCGCGCCGCGGGCTGTCGCCCCAGCACACGGTCGTCGCGATCGCCGGAGCCACCGGAAGCGGCAAGTCCACTCTGTTCAATTCACTCGCCGGTGTGCAGATCTCCGAGATGGGGCTGCGCCGCCCGACCACGGCCGCGCCCATCGCGTGCAGCTGGTCGGACGGAGCCGCCGGACTGCTGGACCGGCTGGAGATCCCGGGCAGGCTGCGGCGCCGCCCCCGCGAGACCTCCGAGGCGGAGGCGCTGCGCGGGATGGTCCTCGTCGACCTGCCCGACCTGGACTCGGCGGTCGGCGCGCACCGGGACCACGTGGACCGGGTGCTGGCCCTGGTCGACGCCGTGGTGTGGGTGGTGGATCCGGAGAAGTACGCGGACGCCGTGCTGCACGAGCGGTACCTGAGGCCGCTCGCCGGCCACGCGGAGGTGACCTTCGTCGTCCTCAACCAGGTGGACCGGCTGCCCGGCGAGGCCGCCGACCTCGTACTGGACGACCTGCGCCGGCTCCTCGACGAGGACGGCATCGCGCTCGGCGAGCACGACGAGCCCGGCGCCACCGTCCTCGGGCTGTCCGCGCTCACCGGGGAGGGCGTCGGTGAACTGCGCGAGCTCCTCGGACAGTTCACCCAGGAGAAGGGCGCCGCCACCCGGCGGATCTCCGCCGACGTCGACCGCGCGGCCGGGCGCCTGCGACCGCTGTACGTGGCCGACGGGCACCCCGGACCGGAGATCGGGGAGGCGGCGCGCGCCGAGTTCGAGGACCGGCTCGCCGAGGCGGTCGGGGCGTTCGCGGCCGGGCTCGCCGCCGAGCGCGCGTGGCGGCGCAACGCCGGAAAGGCGTGCGGCACGCCGTGGCTGCGGCTGTGGCGCTGGTACGAGAACCGCCGCGCCCCGCACACCCTGGCGGGGCTGGCCGCCCTCGCGGCGATCGGCGGACGCGGCCAGACGGTCGCCGAGGCTCCGGCCGAGGAGGAGGTGACCGCACGTCAGCGAGTGGAGCAGGCCGTGCGGGCGGTCGCCGACGAGGCGGTCTCCGGGCTGCCCGACCCGTGGGCGCAGGCGGTCCGGGAGACCGCGGTGCGCGGCGCGGAGCGGCTCCCGGAGGCGCTGGACGAGATCGCGGTGACCCTCGGGGCGTCGGTCGCCGTGCCCAGCGTCAAACCGCCGCGGCCCACCTGGTGGCCGGCGGCGGTACTGACACAGGCGGCCATGACCCTGCTGCAGATCTTCGGGGGACTGTGGCTGGTCGGGCAGATCGTCGGGGTGCTGGAGCCGAGACTGCTGCCGCCGGTGCTGCTGATGGTGGCGGGCATCATCGGCGGGCCGCTCGTGGAATGGTCCTGCTCGATCGCGGCCCGTGGTCCGGCGCGCAGGTACGGGCAGGACGCGGAGCGCAGACTGCGCCAGGCGGCGGCCGGGTGCGGCCGGGCCCGGGTACTGGAACCGGTCGCGGCGGAGCTGTTGCGCTACCGGGAGGTGCGGGAGCAGTACGCCACGGTGGCCGCAGGGGGGAGCAGGTTGTCCACAACCCGGCAGTAA